The segment ggggtgCCGCTAGCCGCCCCCGGCCGTGCGCCTACGTAGAGTCGTAGAGAGGTGAGGCGCGTGCCCATGGCACCCACCCAGCATCATCACGCCCACACCTCCTGCTCGCGCGTATAAAAACGGTTCATGGAAGGATTGGAGGCCGCTGGCTACCACGCGGATCGGAAGAATCCATCGATTTCTCGGGAGAGGGATATCCGTTTCTGCATCATCAGCAGCAGCGGCGATGCCGTTCTTCGAGGTGCGCGCCGCCTGCTCCCTCCCGTCTCGCTGCCCTTAGTTCGCCGCGCGTGTTCCTGGGACACATTGCTTATCTTCTCGCTACTATTCTTTTCCCCTCTGTTGTTGACGaatttgggttgtgttcttccGTGGTTGTTGGTTTCGCCTCCCTTTACATTTACCCCGCTGAATTGCGAGGCGGAATCGCAGATTTTGATGAGGGTTGTTGCGTGGGAATGAATTGCAGGAAATGATGGAGGGATCGTCGTACATCCGCACGCACCTGCAGCAGATCGCCGCAGGTAAGCAGAGCAACAAATTGATTGATTCTGATTCCTCACTCTCTCGTGGTCGTCGTGTGATTTATTTTGACGCGGCATGCGGTTGCGTGCatgtatctctctctctcttggtgGTGGTGGCAGCGTCGGTCTCCACGGCAAGCTGCGGCGGCGCGTCTAACACCGACGCCGATGACGCGGAGTGCCGCGACGAGGCGGCGGCGCTGAGGCTCAAGATGGTGGCCGTCGCGGCCATACTCGTCGCCGGCGCGACCGGCGTCGCGATCCCGCTCGTcggccgccgctgccgcgggcgcggaggaggagcctcctcctcctccggctccttctcctcctccccctccgccGGCGGGGCGTTCGTGCTCGTCAAGGCGTTCGCGGCCGGGGTGATCCTGGCCACGGGCTTCGTCCACATGCTGCACGACgcggacgaggcgctcacggaCCCCTGCCTCCCCGCCGCGCCCTGGCGCCGCTTCCCGTTCCCGGGCTTCGTCGCCATGCTCGCCGCGCTCGCCACGCTCGTCTTCGACTTCGTCGGCACGCACATGTACGAAAGCAAGCAGCACAGCGCCGACGCGGcggaagccgccgccgccgcaggcaATGCCAGTGTCAATGCGAGCGGCCACGACGTGACCGCGGCGCTGCTAGAGGACGGCGCGCTCGCGGGGAGCGTTGCCAGCGGCATAGGGTACGGCGCGCTCATGGGGAGCGTTGGCAGCAGCATAGGGTACAGCGCGCTCATGGGGAGCGTTGGAAGCAGCATCGGGGGAGGCCACATGGACCCCATGCACATCGTGGGGATGCGCGCGCACGCCGCGGCGCACAGGCATAGCTACTCCCACGGGATCGGCCCTTGTGATGACGGTCACAATGGGAACGATGAGGAGCCGTCCCAAGCTCGTCATGTGGTTGTCTCACAGGTACTACGTTTCTAACTCTCTTCTCAAAACACAGAGCAAAAGAATACATATTCCAGTTGCACGATGAAGTGATGATACTTGCTCAATGCCTGACTTTCAGAAGGCATGTTACATTTGTTACTAGAGAGTGATAATACGGCATGCATGTGATGTTGTGGACTCTAAACTTTCTGCCTGTGATTACCTAGGACATTTCGAGTAGTGAAATCCTATCAAGCCTATTCGTTTAGTCAAATTTGACAAGTTATGTGATATTTTTGAGTTTTCACAAAAAATGGTCAAATTTCGTGAAAATTTAGATTTCTTCAGAATACCTTAGGTAAAATTGCATGATAAACAGTGTTATCAATCCTACTGTCTGATCATCAAGCgttgctatttttttttttaaagaataTGTAGCATGAACAATCGACGACCCAAAAGACAATCAGGATTTATAACACCAAGCAATGTTCAGTTACGTGGTCTGGCCTATTGCTCATCTAATAATGGTAATAAATCAATCGATGTTGCCAAGAATATTATGAAAGTATGAAACTGCATTCATTCATGCACTTAAGGTGTTCTAACTTCTTGCCCCCAAGTACTATACTGTATCAGTAAATACTATGAAATCACTTCATGCATGTATTCATCTTGTACTAACTACTAAATGCAGGTGTCCAGCTATTCCTTCTTAGCTGATTTCTTTAGGTTTCTTGTAACTAGTATGGCGACTGGAGATATGATATGTGGTACCTTGCTTTAGATCCGTAAAATGGTGAATAACCATATGCTATTTTCTCTACTAGATTCTTGAGCTTGGGATTGTATCACACTCGGTGATCATCGGACTATCTTTGGGCGTCTCACAGAACCCCTGTACCATCAAGCCTCTAGTTGCTGCCCTCTCCTTCCACCAGTTTTTTGAGGGCTTTGCATTGGGCGGCTGCATTTCTGAGGTTAATATCTGGTACTTCCTTGTGATTTAGATCAACAACTTATCATTTGAAgcagatgttttttttttgaacgcaACATTTGAAGCAGACGTGTTTTGTGTTTGTGGTGTTCTGTTCATTGCCCAACAAAATGCAGGCTCAGTTCAAGGGTTTCTCTACACTCCTtatggctttcttcttcgctaTCACAACGCCTACTGGGATCACCGTGGGGGCAGGTATCGCGTCCTTCTACAACCCCAACAGCCCGAGGGCACTTGTGGTAGAGGGCATTCTGGATTCCATATCGGCTGGTATTCTGATCTACATGGCCTTGGTGGACCTCATTGCAGCTGATTTCCTCAGCAAGAGAATGAGCTGTAACCTGAGGCTTCAAGTCTGCTCATACATTGCCTTGTTCCTTGGTGCCATGTCCATGTCGTCTCTGGCCATCTGGGCTTAGCAAGTAGAATGGAAGTAAGGCAAAGGTTTGAGGGGGGCTGCTTAATTGCCTTTCGTAGCAGCGGTTCTCTCCGGCAGCTAGTTGGTTGAATTCTTCATGAGAATGGGGgcattcttttttctttcctcatTCTTTGTTGTCTATTGTCTCTCATGTTGTGTGGCCGTAAGATTCAGTCCTTTTGGTGTACAAAATCAATGCTCTTCTTTGGGATACATTGTACTGGATTAGAAGACAGATGGACATAGTAGTTCAGGGTTTCAGGAAATAAATGGTTCTTGACTCCCATCAGTCTTTACAGATGTATATTAATTAGAAAAGGCTTATCAGTGCTCTGTCTTGCAAGCATTTTTCGTAAGCATATAAGACTGAATGTTGGAAATTGAAGTGTTGGAGAACCATTGCCTTTTTCTTATGGGGGAATTGATTTATGACTGTTTGACCTCTAGCTGCATATTCTCTCTTTGTTTTCATTAAGTAGAATCAGTGTTTTTTTTTCCATCCCAAACCTGCCTATATTTCTGATGTTTTGTTTTATCAAGTGAAATCCACCGATATTTATGATATTTCATGTTTAAATTTTGTTTGAACTTATTTGAGATTTATATAAAATTTGTTTGAATTTGGCCTGATATTTTCTGATATACCTTGTTTATCCTGATCTCCGAAAGATTTTGTATACTGATAATGTAACCTCTGAGCAGAATGTGTTAATAATCTTTCTTGACTTGCATGCAGGTCTGGTGGTAGCAAATGCTATATCCTTTTTTTCACTTTTTGATTCAGTTAACAACTTTCTAGAATCCACCTGCAGTTTGGGTCAGTTGGCGGAACGAAGCAATCTGTTTTTCCGCTGTTAGAAATCAAATCACCATAACTTGAAAACTTTCTTAGAACTCATAAATAGAAGTTTTGAAAAATAATTCGAAACATTCAGCATAAATAGATGAGCTTGTATTATGATTCCACCCACAGTTTCAAGTCCAGACTAGTATCTCATTTGGGAGATGAAGAATGACACTTTCTGGATGCACATGCCTGGAAATGTGTCCCCATAAGTATTCTATCCTTTTGCGGATATGTTCATTTTTTGTTATCTCCCGGACCAAAGGGAATATATTTTGGTCATGAAATTTTGGATGGGGTCATAAAACCACTAACCTATAGGCAGCGGATGTTTAAACGTTTTCTAAAACTTAAAGATActatttataaaaaattttaaaaaatcaaCAACTTGCCGCCTTATGCACCCATTCGTGTACGTAGTATACATCAACACTGGCTATATAGCTAAGAAAAGAAACGATGTGTTGTTTTGTTTTTCATTCCAGTTCCAGATGCCTTCGACAATGGAGATACGACTCACATTTGGTGCTCTGGTTCCCAATTCCCAAATCAATATGTATTTGTTACCCCCAAGCAATTTGTGGGGATCAAGTCGATGCCAACTTCAGATTAACCATGACTGGCCTCGTGGCCGACTGCAGAAGCTACTTCACCAATAAGTCAGAGGCATTTGGGGAGATTTGCATCTGATGACCAATTGATCAGCTACGACATGAAAATTTCAAATTTGCGGGAGAAATCTGTTTCGTTACTTTTGGTAACGTAACATCTAACATGTTGTgcgcttaaggccttgtttagttcgcaaaattttggctactgtagtactttcgtttttatttgacaaacattgtccaatcacggagtaactaggctcaaaagattcatctcataaatttcaggtaaactgtgtaattagtttttatttttgtctttatttaatactccatgcatacaaccaaaaattcgatgtgatggggaatcttaaaaatttttgcgaactaaacaaggcctaacatgcAGTGACGGATAGAGACAGAATAGAGAGAGGTCCAATGGAATAACCCCCCAGCCAGTTCCAGTCTCTGATGAAGGCCCAGTGGCAACATGATATGACTGCCTGCCACTTGAATCGATCAGCACATACGATACGAATCCGGCGCACCATTGGTCCAGTCTACTAGTGCCAATTGTTGCAACTTTGTTTGTCCCACGACAAGAGgatccaggccttgtttagttccgaaaagtgaaaacttttcgcaactgtagcactttcatttgtttgtgacaaatattattcaattatggactaactagaatcaaaagatgatttacagctaaactgtgtaattagtttttgttttcgtctatatttaatgtttcatgcatgtgccacaagattcgatgtgacggagaatcttgaaaattttttggttttcaggttgaactaaacaaggccctaattgtATACCTGCAGTGTCTCACTGGTTGGTTGGCCGTGGAAGAAGATGCGCTCTCGCTACTGTGTCAGTCAGTCTGTCAGTATATAGTAGATGGCTCTGCAGAGAATACGGCAGCCAAGCCATCATGGACATCGACGACTCCGGAGCAACTCTCGAGCTCAGACAGACCTCAGTGATGGATTCGGCTTTGAAAGCTTTCGCCTCCTTCTGGTATGGTAATGACCTTTGAATGATTCATGCGAGCTACTAGTATATATTTCTGATGAATGTTTGACCCGGGAGTTTATCTATCATGAACCTGGCTAGCGGTAGCTCCTTCAAGCTGATAGAGACGATGGTGACCGTATTGTATGTTTTAATGTTTTATTAGGTAGATGTGGACTGCAGTGTAGCTACAATGGGCAATGGCACGTGAAGATCATTGGCAACGTTGCTGCCGGCTCCAGCCATAAGTTGCTTGCTTCCCTGGACGAGTGGACGTCAAATAATCCAGTGTCATTCCCAGGCAGCTCTCGCTGGTGCTGCTAGATCAAATGGAACTTGCATGTTTGTTCCAGGGGGAAGTTCTCTGTCCATTTGGAAACAAACCCAATTACTACTAGAGGATACTGTGAGGCGCATGCTGTCGTTTCCTTGCACAAGCCACCGAAATCTGACGAGATAAACATGATCATTATTCTAAAGTTGTTGATCCTACTGAACTTTGTTACcatcagggccttgtttagttcaccctgaaaaccaatcacatcgaatcttacgccatatgtatggagtattaaatatagacaaaaataaaaactaattgtataatttatctgtaaatcatgagatgaatcttttaagcctagttactccatgattgaataatgtttgtcaaataaaaacgaaattgctacagtttcgaaaacttttcagttttcagaactaaacaaggcccaggatTGCATTGCAGTGCAGCCCAGTCCATGAGGTAATGCTGAATGCCAATGGATAGAGACAGAACAGAAGGAAACGACCTTGGACTGAACTCTCAAGGCAGGAGGACTCAGGGTGAGGCAGTGACAGCAAAACGACATGGCGGGGCTGCCACTTCAGGACATAGGCCTGGTTCAGTCcgtggatttttttttattttgctactgtagcacttttatttgtttgtggcaaatattatccaattatagactagtcaaggttaaaagattcgtctcgcaatttacaggcaaactgtgtaattagtttttgttttcatcgatatttaatgcttcatgcatgtaccgcaagattcgatgcgactggaaatcttgaaaatttttgaaaaaacaaGGCCACAGTACTAGTagtgaggccttgttcagttaaaaaaaaacccaaaaattttcaagattccccatcacatcgaatcttgcggcacatgcatggagcattaaatatagatgaaaataaaaactaattacacagtttgtctgtaaaccgcgagatgaatcttttgagtccagttactccatgattggacaatgtttgttaaataaaaacgaaaatgctacagtaaccaaatcaaaagtttttgcgaactaaacaaagcctgggAATCTGCTGCCTGTCCTGGCACAGCACAACACCCTGGTGTACAGTACTGCTTCTGGTGTTTGTGGACTGTGGCAACTTGCTACTAGCTCAGACAGATGAACAAAAGATCCTGCGTGCCTGTCACTTGTTCCCCCCGTGGGCCGTGGATCGGAGCAATATTCGCCTCCTCCCCAATGAACAATAATAGTACTTCTATGGCAGTGCCTGTTTGTCAGTAGAAACGTGGCAGCCGGGCATCATGAACACCAACGACTGTCTGTAAGgatgaggtcttgtttagtttcaaaatattcTGCAAAAtctatactgtagcacttttatttgtatttgataaatattgtccaatcatagagtaactagactcaaaagattcgtttcgtaaatttcgaccaaactgtgtaattaatttttattttcgtctatatttaatactccatgcatgtgtctaaagattcgatgggacgggaaatctgaaaaattttgcaaaattttttaggaactaaacaaggccgaagccTTTGCTGCTAACTACTACTCTCtctatctaaggccttgtttacttcccaaaaaattttgcaaaatttttcatattccccgtcacatcgaatctttagacgcatatatggagtattaaatatagacgaaaataaaaactaattgcacagtttggtcgaaattgacgagacgaatcttttgagtctagttagtgcatgattggacaatatttgtcaaatacaaacgaaaatactacagtacctgttttgtaaaatttttttgaactaaacaaggcctaaaaaaaaCTATAGTTGTTGACTTTTAAACATCTTGTTTGTAACCCTTCAACTTATTAgaattttttataaatatcatctattttgatataacttatttgatcattagagatattttaataataatttatctattttagaatttatacaaaaattttaaataagacAAGCGGTCAATATGATTGGTCAAAGTCAACAACAACGATCTTTTTAAGACGGAAAGAGTGCTAGTAAGTAACTATAGTTTCAGAGacggaggccttgtttagatccaaaatttttttggattttgacactgtagcactttcgtttttatttgacaaacattatcgaatcatggagcaactaggcttaaaagattcgtctcgtaatttacaggtaaactgtgcaattagctatattttttatctatatttaatgttccatgcataagctatattttttatctatatttaatgttccatgcatacgccgtaagattcgatgtgatgagaaatcttgtaaagttttggatttttgggtgtatctaaacaaggccttaccttCGGGATCTTTTGACTGACGTACAGTACGTATAAGCCGATCCCGCGTCAGCGGAGGCGATGAGCGGCACCCATGCGATGCAACCTGCTCAGGATAAGATGATATGAACTAAGTTGATAAGACGACGATGACAGCTGATGAGGGATGGATATTTGTACGTGGATTCTGAAGCCGACAGCACGAGGAGGTTGCTGCAGTTCAGGTGCTCAAATGCTAGAGCGACTCCCACCCCATCTGGGCATCTCCGTATGTGGCTGTTGATTCCatccaatgatgatgatgattccaACGAGTATCAGAGTTCACAGTCTTTGTGAGTTCCAGCTCAAATCCAGGGACTATCAACCTCATGTTAGACTGAAACTGCCCGTTTCTGAATCTGAACAATACTCTATATAGCAATACGAAACTGAAACGAACTGAAGAATGGCCGCAGTGGTTGTGTCCTGTGGAaatcccccccccccaccccacaCACACAGTCACACAccatgatgatgatgaagtGGTTCTGTGCTaaacatggccttgtttagttcgtaaaatttCTGgtttttcgctactgtagcattttcgtttttattttacaaatattgtccaatcatggagtaactaggctcaaaagatttatctcataaattacacataaactgtacaattagtttttatttttatttatatttaatggtcCATGTATACaatcaaagatttgatgtgacatggaatcttgaaatttgttacgaagtaaacaagaccaatGGTGGTGCcgtggcgaagctagagcaaattagagGGTGGTGCACTTGTCTTGTGGGTGTATAGATTTGTATTATAGGAGGTGcatatatggtgaaattttaGCACGAATTTTGGGTGGTGCATCTGCACCCACTCTCATAAACATAGCTTCGCCCCTGTGGTGGTGGGTTTGTTTATCGCAGAGCGGTTAGTCCTCTAATGATTGCTGTTGTGAAATGCGCTGCAGTACTAGTAATTAACTGATCCTAGTGACTATTGCAGAGCCGGTGGTGATTGTTGGTCAATA is part of the Sorghum bicolor cultivar BTx623 chromosome 10, Sorghum_bicolor_NCBIv3, whole genome shotgun sequence genome and harbors:
- the LOC8076738 gene encoding zinc transporter 10 isoform X2, coding for MPFFEEMMEGSSYIRTHLQQIAAASVSTASCGGASNTDADDAECRDEAAALRLKMVAVAAILVAGATGVAIPLVGRRCRGRGGGASSSSGSFSSSPSAGGAFVLVKAFAAGVILATGFVHMLHDADEALTDPCLPAAPWRRFPFPGFVAMLAALATLVFDFVGTHMYESKQHSADAAEAAAAAGNASVNASGHDVTAALLEDGALAGSVASGIGYGALMGSVGSSIGYSALMGSVGSSIGGGHMDPMHIVGMRAHAAAHRHSYSHGIGPCDDGHNGNDEEPSQARHVVVSQILELGIVSHSVIIGLSLGVSQNPCTIKPLVAALSFHQFFEGFALGGCISEAQFKGFSTLLMAFFFAITTPTGITVGAADFLSKRMSCNLRLQVCSYIALFLGAMSMSSLAIWA
- the LOC8076738 gene encoding zinc transporter 10 isoform X3: MPFFEEMMEGSSYIRTHLQQIAAASVSTASCGGASNTDADDAECRDEAAALRLKMVAVAAILVAGATGVAIPLVGRRCRGRGGGASSSSGSFSSSPSAGGAFVLVKAFAAGVILATGFVHMLHDADEALTDPCLPAAPWRRFPFPGFVAMLAALATLVFDFVGTHMYESKQHSADAAEAAAAAGNASVNASGHDVTAALLEDGALAGSVASGIGYGALMGSVGSSIGYSALMGSVGSSIGGGHMDPMHIVGMRAHAAAHRHSYSHGIGPCDDGHNGNDEEPSQARHVVVSQILELGIVSHSVIIGLSLGVSQNPCTIKPLVAALSFHQFFEGFALGGCISEVNIWLSSRVSLHSLWLSSSLSQRLLGSPWGQVSRPSTTPTARGHLW
- the LOC8076738 gene encoding zinc transporter 10 isoform X4, with amino-acid sequence MPFFEEMMEGSSYIRTHLQQIAAASVSTASCGGASNTDADDAECRDEAAALRLKMVAVAAILVAGATGVAIPLVGRRCRGRGGGASSSSGSFSSSPSAGGAFVLVKAFAAGVILATGFVHMLHDADEALTDPCLPAAPWRRFPFPGFVAMLAALATLVFDFVGTHMYESKQHSADAAEAAAAAGNASVNASGHDVTAALLEDGALAGSVASGIGYGALMGSVGSSIGYSALMGSVGSSIGGGHMDPMHIVGMRAHAAAHRHSYSHGIGPCDDGHNGNDEEPSQARHVVVSQILELGIVSHSVIIGLSLGVSQNPCTIKPLVAALSFHQFFEGFALGGCISEVNIWLSSRVSLHSLWLSSSLSQRLLGSPWGQLISSARE
- the LOC8076738 gene encoding zinc transporter 10 isoform X1; translated protein: MPFFEEMMEGSSYIRTHLQQIAAASVSTASCGGASNTDADDAECRDEAAALRLKMVAVAAILVAGATGVAIPLVGRRCRGRGGGASSSSGSFSSSPSAGGAFVLVKAFAAGVILATGFVHMLHDADEALTDPCLPAAPWRRFPFPGFVAMLAALATLVFDFVGTHMYESKQHSADAAEAAAAAGNASVNASGHDVTAALLEDGALAGSVASGIGYGALMGSVGSSIGYSALMGSVGSSIGGGHMDPMHIVGMRAHAAAHRHSYSHGIGPCDDGHNGNDEEPSQARHVVVSQILELGIVSHSVIIGLSLGVSQNPCTIKPLVAALSFHQFFEGFALGGCISEAQFKGFSTLLMAFFFAITTPTGITVGAGIASFYNPNSPRALVVEGILDSISAGILIYMALVDLIAADFLSKRMSCNLRLQVCSYIALFLGAMSMSSLAIWA